A DNA window from Sediminitomix flava contains the following coding sequences:
- a CDS encoding chitobiase/beta-hexosaminidase C-terminal domain-containing protein encodes MKYIHILLFSFLMSFSLSVVAQKKGQISSVELSIEEKKPYITTYKGLFYLRSISQNSFELGIKNAPLKETAPLLLLDFEEDIYSSSPFFGVSYLHFTSEDQKEETTAITTAQGGRIHKISKTKKQLPFNIQTTESIKNSEIEFVASEKLLKIKLTDELGDYFIVFSLPKKIATANFSDGKGQSSGTSLKGAQLSASFEFPQKKKKSLNIDIAVSTKSFEKAIAQLKNDVTAYSTDQLMLSSFSTWKLFGDEFEFQPNDELKMKFFNPLYLIYRNLSVEDGIYNPYALPTDCHSVALISLLNPSISTELASSIWANTAEKQELPSLPAQTLMAIHPSKDLELLAKVKTLYQNTTSFMPIQEAYQNYINASILAHLGERSSARSLYQEAFKFRRLMNDQHEAILDTNGKPLEKPEKLILPYDLMPEKGATSVASLYAEMEKGSFTSEEALQLSEVIGMYPILPTAQYYSISVPKLDVLKSENLQIKKDGSEKYIGELKLNGELQTNAYIQIKKPDTSLEIMTNAEAKELKLVPSFTERTSFNYEAKTFMPFTLSDTDSFEDKLKIDLSCNDEGAEMYYTVDGSEPSLDSRKYTIPFFITKDCTLKVKAIKNGMSWSDTLEKQYTRTDK; translated from the coding sequence AAACAGCTTTGAACTAGGTATCAAAAATGCACCTTTGAAAGAAACTGCTCCTCTTCTATTATTAGATTTTGAGGAAGATATTTATAGCAGTTCGCCATTCTTTGGTGTTTCATATTTGCACTTCACCTCTGAAGACCAAAAAGAAGAGACTACTGCTATTACAACAGCTCAAGGAGGACGAATCCATAAAATTTCAAAAACTAAAAAGCAGCTGCCATTCAATATTCAGACTACAGAAAGTATCAAAAATTCTGAGATTGAGTTTGTCGCTTCTGAAAAGCTTCTAAAGATCAAACTCACGGATGAATTAGGAGATTACTTCATTGTTTTTTCATTACCTAAAAAAATAGCTACTGCTAACTTTTCTGATGGCAAAGGACAATCTTCTGGCACATCTTTAAAAGGGGCACAACTTTCTGCTAGCTTTGAATTCCCTCAAAAAAAGAAAAAGAGTCTAAATATTGATATCGCTGTTTCTACCAAATCTTTTGAAAAGGCTATAGCCCAACTTAAGAACGATGTCACGGCCTATTCGACAGATCAATTAATGTTGAGTTCGTTCAGCACATGGAAACTATTTGGTGATGAATTCGAGTTTCAGCCCAATGATGAACTTAAAATGAAGTTCTTCAATCCTCTTTACCTTATTTACAGAAATCTCTCTGTAGAAGATGGAATTTACAATCCTTATGCACTACCAACTGATTGTCATTCTGTAGCTTTAATTTCCTTACTCAATCCTTCAATTTCTACAGAACTCGCTTCAAGTATTTGGGCTAATACTGCTGAGAAGCAAGAATTACCTAGTTTACCTGCTCAAACACTAATGGCAATTCATCCTTCAAAAGACCTTGAGCTTTTGGCCAAAGTGAAGACACTCTATCAAAATACAACTTCATTTATGCCTATTCAAGAAGCCTATCAGAATTATATCAATGCTAGTATTTTAGCTCATTTAGGTGAAAGAAGTAGTGCGAGAAGCTTGTATCAAGAAGCATTCAAGTTTAGAAGATTGATGAATGATCAACATGAAGCAATTCTTGATACAAACGGGAAACCTTTAGAGAAACCAGAAAAACTCATTCTACCCTATGATCTAATGCCTGAAAAAGGAGCAACATCAGTTGCTAGTTTATATGCAGAAATGGAAAAAGGTAGTTTCACTTCAGAAGAAGCACTTCAACTTTCAGAAGTTATCGGAATGTATCCAATTCTTCCTACTGCTCAATATTACAGTATTAGTGTTCCAAAACTTGATGTACTAAAAAGTGAAAACTTACAAATCAAAAAAGATGGAAGTGAAAAATATATTGGCGAGCTAAAATTAAATGGGGAGCTACAAACAAATGCCTATATCCAAATAAAAAAGCCCGATACTAGTCTCGAAATAATGACTAACGCTGAGGCTAAAGAGCTAAAACTTGTTCCTAGCTTTACTGAAAGAACATCATTTAATTATGAAGCTAAAACGTTTATGCCTTTTACTCTTTCAGATACTGATAGTTTTGAGGATAAACTGAAAATTGATCTTAGCTGTAATGATGAAGGAGCAGAAATGTATTACACTGTTGATGGTAGCGAGCCGTCTTTAGATTCAAGAAAATATACCATTCCATTCTTTATCACGAAAGATTGTACCCTAAAAGTAAAAGCGATTAAAAATGGCATGTCTTGGAGTGATACGTTAGAGAAGCAATATACTCGAACAGATAAATAG
- a CDS encoding LruC domain-containing protein gives MRLTALLLPTAMLVGLSSCLFSSDDPDPPSFQSISVPDNFSWSLSQKQFVNIDFSDLGLELENKRVNVRDENGSLVAAQIIHSDLSSFYLELPIGTGTLYLDIPSQNLVKIYPKNQSGDFTFGQLADTSFDPYFGNKPSISEMDSDLDGVVDSEDDAPTNPELAISYKIPYKGYKVVAMEDLWPEQGDFDFNDLVLRFNQKHHFNSENQLYKGNYELILDAVGGINRHGLGFQFVRDESTADKIMYKSLPSNIVSDVTGGETVKMHDALYTAGVYVTEDLHFIQSEFYNNNGEGPTHTPDTTRFEVSFSPSSTIPTNMCTMIYLFDRWDRGKEVHLPFFPPTSAANDAYFGTEADASIPLEDIWYKSSENHPWGIEMIIGDEDFKHTKEGVNIILAFPEFREWGRSGGDSNTDWYEKSKENNLFQD, from the coding sequence ATGAGACTAACAGCATTATTACTTCCTACGGCTATGCTCGTAGGTTTATCCTCTTGTCTATTTTCAAGTGACGACCCAGACCCACCATCTTTCCAATCGATTAGTGTTCCAGATAATTTTTCATGGTCACTTTCTCAAAAACAGTTTGTAAACATCGACTTTTCTGATCTAGGACTAGAGCTAGAAAACAAAAGAGTAAATGTCAGAGATGAGAATGGAAGCTTAGTCGCTGCTCAAATTATACATTCAGATTTGTCTTCATTTTATTTGGAGTTACCTATCGGAACAGGAACCCTATATCTAGACATTCCGTCACAGAATTTAGTCAAAATCTATCCCAAAAATCAATCGGGCGATTTCACTTTTGGACAGCTAGCTGATACATCTTTCGATCCTTATTTTGGAAATAAACCGAGTATAAGTGAGATGGATTCAGATTTGGATGGCGTGGTAGACTCAGAAGATGACGCACCAACTAATCCTGAATTAGCCATTAGCTATAAAATTCCTTACAAAGGTTATAAAGTGGTGGCTATGGAAGATTTATGGCCCGAACAAGGTGATTTTGATTTCAATGATCTAGTGCTCCGCTTTAACCAAAAGCATCATTTCAATTCAGAAAATCAACTTTACAAGGGAAACTATGAATTGATTTTGGATGCCGTAGGTGGTATTAATAGACATGGTTTAGGCTTTCAGTTTGTCAGAGATGAAAGCACTGCGGATAAAATTATGTACAAGTCTCTACCTTCCAATATCGTATCTGATGTGACAGGTGGAGAAACAGTAAAAATGCATGATGCTCTTTATACGGCAGGGGTTTATGTGACTGAAGACTTACATTTTATTCAATCAGAGTTTTATAATAATAATGGCGAAGGACCGACGCATACACCTGATACAACAAGGTTTGAAGTGTCATTCTCCCCATCTTCAACTATTCCTACGAATATGTGTACAATGATTTATTTGTTTGATAGGTGGGATAGAGGCAAGGAAGTGCATTTACCGTTTTTTCCGCCAACATCTGCAGCGAATGATGCTTATTTTGGAACGGAAGCAGATGCAAGTATTCCATTGGAGGATATTTGGTATAAATCATCTGAGAATCATCCTTGGGGAATAGAGATGATTATTGGTGATGAAGATTTTAAGCATACGAAAGAAGGGGTGAACATCATTTTGGCATTTCCTGAATTTAGAGAGTGGGGACGATCGGGGGGTGATTCTAATACTGATTGGTATGAAAAGTCAAAAGAAAATAATTTATTTCAAGACTAA
- a CDS encoding endonuclease/exonuclease/phosphatase family protein yields MKKLFRALLVAIILLFLSVIIFFFWAKSPNLPKQEYATTKVFEDISDATNSSDTIQIVSYNLGYLSGMTNNEPVRPTQEFYDKNLKKAKEVIKSIDADIIGFQEIDYGSKRSYEVDQLDQMAHASGLKYAAQAVNWDKTYVPYPYLPVTVHFGKIISGQSILSKFPILSHERVVLEKVASAPFYYNAIYLDRLLQISKIALNGQEVIFMNIHTEAFDKPTRVKQTQFIYEQFKKYAKEFPVILVGDFNSHPVSESADEAAIQIFLKDNEIGSSCPSELLGKQEMMTYPSDQPKEQLDYIFFTKAHFKQLEWKVLYEFGEVSDHLPISVKLAFKNEEANAQQFDKSSVYKSTK; encoded by the coding sequence ATGAAAAAATTATTCAGAGCTTTGCTAGTTGCCATTATCTTACTGTTTTTAAGTGTTATCATATTCTTCTTTTGGGCAAAATCTCCTAATTTACCCAAGCAAGAGTATGCTACTACAAAGGTTTTTGAGGATATTTCAGATGCTACAAATTCATCTGATACCATACAAATTGTCAGTTATAATCTTGGATACTTATCTGGTATGACAAACAATGAACCTGTAAGACCTACCCAAGAATTCTATGATAAGAACCTTAAGAAGGCAAAAGAAGTCATAAAATCTATAGATGCAGATATTATAGGATTTCAAGAAATTGACTATGGTAGTAAACGTTCTTACGAAGTAGACCAGCTTGATCAGATGGCTCATGCTAGCGGACTGAAATACGCTGCTCAAGCTGTCAATTGGGATAAAACCTATGTGCCTTATCCTTACCTCCCGGTCACAGTACATTTTGGTAAAATTATTTCAGGGCAATCTATATTGAGTAAATTCCCTATTCTGTCTCACGAAAGAGTAGTTTTAGAAAAAGTAGCTTCCGCACCATTTTATTACAATGCCATTTATTTAGATCGACTTTTACAAATCAGTAAAATAGCATTGAATGGACAGGAAGTTATTTTCATGAATATTCATACAGAAGCTTTTGACAAACCAACTCGCGTAAAACAGACGCAGTTTATTTATGAGCAGTTTAAAAAATATGCAAAAGAATTTCCTGTCATCTTAGTCGGTGATTTTAACTCTCATCCAGTCTCTGAATCCGCTGATGAAGCTGCCATTCAAATCTTCTTAAAAGACAATGAAATAGGCTCTTCTTGTCCATCAGAACTTTTAGGAAAACAAGAAATGATGACTTACCCTTCAGACCAACCAAAAGAACAATTAGACTATATTTTCTTTACTAAAGCTCATTTTAAGCAATTGGAATGGAAAGTTCTTTATGAGTTTGGAGAAGTATCTGATCACCTGCCAATCAGTGTAAAGCTTGCCTTCAAAAATGAAGAGGCAAATGCCCAACAATTTGACAAAAGTTCAGTTTATAAATCAACGAAGTAA
- a CDS encoding SanA/YdcF family protein, translating to MNKLWSRKILISTISVLVLIVGVITFSYFTIEFKAAPFIYKDVDALPKQEVGLILGTSKKLANGSSNPYFTNRIEAATKLFQEKKVKYLIVSGDNRTHYYNEPRDMYQALVKNGIPEDVIYMDYAGFRTLDSVIRCKEIFGQDSFIVISQPFHNKRAIYLSRQSGIQAYGYNAKDVSAQRGVKVQVREVFARVKALLDVYFEVEPKFLGDRIYIGEQREQDKSAIPTNEIAVKF from the coding sequence ATGAACAAACTTTGGTCTAGGAAAATATTAATATCAACTATTAGTGTACTTGTACTTATTGTTGGAGTAATTACATTTAGCTACTTCACAATTGAGTTTAAGGCAGCCCCGTTTATCTACAAAGATGTAGATGCTCTACCGAAACAAGAGGTTGGGCTGATTTTGGGTACCAGTAAAAAACTAGCTAACGGTAGCTCAAATCCATATTTCACTAATCGTATTGAAGCCGCGACCAAGTTATTTCAAGAGAAAAAAGTCAAATACCTTATCGTAAGTGGGGACAATCGCACCCATTATTACAACGAACCACGAGACATGTACCAGGCATTAGTCAAAAACGGAATTCCAGAAGATGTGATTTACATGGATTATGCTGGTTTTCGCACACTCGATTCTGTCATTCGTTGTAAAGAAATTTTCGGACAAGATAGCTTTATTGTGATATCTCAACCATTCCACAATAAGAGAGCTATTTACCTTTCCCGCCAATCGGGTATTCAAGCATATGGATATAATGCAAAAGATGTTTCGGCTCAAAGAGGTGTCAAAGTCCAAGTTCGAGAAGTATTTGCCCGAGTTAAAGCACTCCTTGATGTTTATTTTGAAGTAGAACCTAAATTTCTAGGGGATCGAATTTATATTGGGGAACAAAGAGAACAAGACAAGTCAGCTATTCCTACTAATGAAATAGCTGTAAAATTTTAA
- a CDS encoding aminotransferase class IV translates to MKYILNGKLTSKENATVSVRDLALMRGYGIFDYFRCIGLKPLFIEDHLDRFFNSAATLRIPMPFSKEEVHQQVLKLIEENQVMDSTFRLILTGGYTEESYEIGEPSLIIYNEPAIEWNMQAYEKGLKLLTLEYRRDIPEVKTINYLMGIYQKVRLAEAGAADVLFHMNGKLSELTRSNFYIVDQNNVIKTAKDDVLLGITRKHIKKMVEGKYQFEETDLYLDDLKSAKEVFISGSGKKIVPIRQVEEQVFNNGKVGEVTKDLIEMFEDYSEAFVRD, encoded by the coding sequence ATGAAATATATACTAAATGGTAAGCTGACTTCAAAAGAAAATGCAACAGTCTCTGTACGAGATTTAGCTTTAATGAGAGGATATGGAATCTTTGATTATTTCAGATGCATTGGCCTAAAGCCACTTTTTATAGAAGATCATTTAGACCGATTTTTCAATTCAGCGGCAACACTCCGAATACCGATGCCATTCTCAAAAGAAGAGGTTCATCAACAGGTTTTAAAATTGATTGAAGAAAACCAAGTAATGGATAGTACTTTTCGTTTAATCTTGACAGGAGGTTACACCGAAGAGTCTTATGAAATTGGCGAACCAAGTCTAATTATTTATAATGAACCTGCGATTGAGTGGAATATGCAAGCCTATGAAAAAGGCTTGAAATTACTGACACTTGAATATAGAAGAGATATCCCAGAAGTGAAGACTATTAATTATCTGATGGGAATTTATCAGAAAGTAAGATTAGCTGAGGCAGGTGCCGCAGATGTATTATTTCATATGAATGGGAAACTGTCTGAGCTTACTCGTAGTAATTTCTACATTGTAGATCAGAACAATGTGATAAAGACGGCTAAGGATGATGTATTATTAGGGATTACTAGAAAGCACATCAAAAAAATGGTAGAAGGAAAATATCAGTTTGAAGAAACAGACTTATACCTTGACGATTTAAAGAGTGCCAAAGAAGTCTTTATTTCTGGTTCAGGAAAGAAAATTGTACCTATCAGACAGGTAGAAGAACAAGTCTTTAATAATGGAAAAGTAGGCGAGGTTACAAAAGACTTAATTGAAATGTTTGAGGATTATTCTGAAGCCTTTGTGAGAGATTAA